From the genome of Mustela lutreola isolate mMusLut2 chromosome 16, mMusLut2.pri, whole genome shotgun sequence, one region includes:
- the LOC131817790 gene encoding zinc finger protein 226-like isoform X1, protein MSTVLGYVSCLFPAFLGTLQGAALSSWDLCNVGLCTRPEVGGHMTMVRETVTFKDVAVVFSEEELALLDPAQRKLYGDVMLENFRNLISVGFCFPRRKENMSMFKEAVTFKDVAVAFTEEELGLLDSAQRKLYQDVMLENFRNLVSVGHQPFKRDKWLTEREERRPWLTKTAPQIERNVGGNSQSALRTVRGREPHEELSCWQIWQHITNDLSRPPDSMINSSQLHKQGDSPCQLGTGLSIQISEDENCIPCCKVDDPNGTENSHLPILRAQDSWRKSSLTESQSYRNRSQQVSMKNKLCQCKQDVDVIGWISHHLDQGIYRSDQSYSNDDSEKDSVKISTLDQNSMTHIGPKPHRCNECGKTFSDLSTFDLHQRLHLKAKSHTCRECGKGFCYSSVLRIHQRVHMGEKGYKHVECGKEFSESSLLQTHQKVHTVEKPFKCEECGKGFGRRSALTVHCKVHTGEKPYHCEECGRAFSQASHLQDHQRVHTGEKPFRCDACGKSFSRNSHLQSHQRVHTGEKPYKCEECGKGFICSSNLYIHQRVHTGEKPYKCEECGKGFSRPSSLQAHQGVHTGEKSYICNVCGKGFTLSSNLQAHQRVHTGEKPYKCDECGKSFRRNSHYQVHLVVHTGEKPYKCEVCGKGFSQSSYLQIHLKAHSVEKPYKCEECGQGFNQSSRLQIHQLIHTGEKPYKCDECGKGFSRRADLKIHCRIHTGEKPYNCEECGKVFRQASNLLAHQRVHSGEKPFKCEECGKSFGRSSHLQAHQKVHTGEKPYKCEECGKGFKWSLNLDMHQRVHTGEKPYKCGECGKHFSQASSLQLHQSVHTGEKPYKCDVCGKVFSRSSQLQSHQRVHTGEKPYKCETCGKSFSWRSNLTIHHRIHAGDKSYKSNRSGKNIRESTQENGCIK, encoded by the exons gaTTCTGTTtccccagaaggaaagagaatatgAGCATGTTCAAG GAAGCAGTGACGTTCAAGGACGTGGCGGTGGCCTTCACggaggaggagctggggctgCTGGACTCTGCCCAGAGGAAGTTGTACCAGGACGTCATGTTGGAAAACTTCAGAAACCTCGTCTCAGTGG GACATCAACCCTTTAAACGAGATAAATGGctcacagaaagagaagagaggcgGCCGTGGTTGACGAAGACAGCACCCCAGATAGAGAGAAATGTGG GAGGGAACAGCCAAAGTGCGCTGAGGACTGTTCGAGGCAGAGAGCCACATGAAGAGCTTTCCTGCTGGCAAATCTGGCAACACATTACAAATGACCTATCCAGACCTCCAGACTCCATGATAAATAGTTCTCAACTTCACAAACAAGGTGATTCTCCCTGCCAGCTTGGGACAGGACTCTCCATTCAAATTTCTGAAGATGAGAACTGTATACCATGTTGTAAAGTGGATGATCCTAATGGTACTGAAAACTCACACCTTCCAATTTTGAGAGCCCAGGACTCATGGAGGAAATCTTCTCTGACTGAGTCACAGAGTTATCGGAACAGATCCCAGCAAGTTTCCATGAAAAATAAGCTGTGTCAATGTAAACAGGATGTTGATGTCATTGGTTGGATTTCACATCATCTAGATCAAGGAATTTACAGAAGTGACCAATCTTATAGCAACGATGATAGTGAGAAAGACAGTGTGAAAATTTCAACATTGGACCAGAATAGTATGACTCACATAGGACCAAAACCTCACCGATGTAACGAATGTGGAAAAACCTTCAGTGATCTCTCTACCTTTGATCTTCATCAGCGGTTACACTTAAAAGCAAAGTCTCATACCTGCAGGGAGTGTGGAAAAGGCTTCTGTTATAGCTCAGTTCTTCGTATTCATCAGAGAGTTCACATGGGGGAGAAAGGCTATAAGCATGTTGAGTGTGGTAAGGAATTCAGTGAGAGCTCACTTCTGCAAACCCATCAGAAAGTCCACACTGTAGAGAAGCCATTTAAATGTGAGGAGTGTGGGAAAGGCTTTGGTCGTAGATCAGCACTTACTGTTCATTGTAAAgtccacacaggagagaaaccttatCATTGTGAGGAGTGTGGAAGGGCCTTCAGTCAGGCGTCTCATCTCCAGGACCATCAGAGGGTCCACACTGGGGAGAAACCATTCAGATGTGATGCATGTGGCAAAAGCTTCAGTCGGAATTCACATCTTCAGTCCCATCAGAGAGTCCATACGGGAGAGAAGCCATACAAATGTGAGGAGTGTGGGAAGGGCTTCATTTGTAGTTCAAATCTATACATTCATCAGAGGGTCCACACAGGAGAAAAACCCTACAAATGTGAGGAATGTGGTAAAGGCTTTAGTCGCCCTTCAAGTCTTCAGGCCCATCAGGGtgttcacactggagagaaatcCTACATATGTAATGTGTGTGGTAAAGGCTTTACTCTGAGTTCAAACCTTCAAGCCCATCAGAGAgtccacacaggagagaaaccttacaaatgcgATGAGTGTGGGAAGAGCTTCAGGAGGAACTCCCATTATCAAGTTCATCTGGTAGTCCACACAGGGGAGAAACCCTATAAATGCGAGGTATGCGGAAAGGGCTTCAGTCAGAGTTCGTATCTTCAAATCCATCTGAAGGCGCACAGCGTAGAAAAACCTTACAAGTGTGAGGAGTGCGGACAGGGCTTCAATCAGAGTTCCCGACTTCAGATTCACCAGCTGATCCATACTGGCGAGAAACCATACAAATGTGACGAGTGTGGGAAGGGATTCAGTCGTAGAGCAGATCTCAAAATTCATTGCAGAatccacacaggagagaaaccatataattgtgaaGAGTGTGGGAAAGTATTCAGGCAGGCCTCAAATCTTCTGGCTCATCAGAGAGTCCACAGTGGAGAGAAACCATTCAAATGTGAAGAGTGTGGGAAGAGTTTCGGTCGCAGTTCACACCTCCAAGCCCATCAGAAAGTCCACACTGGGGAAAAGCCGTACAAATGTGAGGAGTGTGGGAAGGGCTTCAAGTGGAGCTTGAATCTTGACATGCATCAGAGGgtccacacaggagagaaaccctacAAGTGTGGGGAGTGTGGTAAGCACTTCAGTCAGGCCTCAAGTCTTCAGCTTCATCAGAGTgtccacactggagagaaaccgtACAAATGTGATGTGTGTGGTAAGGTCTTCAGTCGCTCTTCACAGCTGCAGTCTCACCAGAGAGTTCACACAGGGGAGAAACCTTACAAGTGTGAGACATGTGGTAAGAGCTTCAGCTGGCGATCAAATCTTACCATTCATCACAGAATCCATGCTGGTGATAAGTCCTATAAAAGTAATAGGAGCGGGAAGAACATCAGAGAGTCCACACAAGAAAATGGctgtataaaatga